In one Oncorhynchus masou masou isolate Uvic2021 chromosome 23, UVic_Omas_1.1, whole genome shotgun sequence genomic region, the following are encoded:
- the LOC135510437 gene encoding integumentary mucin A.1-like, which yields APTTTTAPTTTTAPMTTTAPTTTTAPTTTTADTTTTTADTTSTNAPTTTTAPTTTTAPTTTTAPTTTTADTRTTTAPTTTTADTTSTTADTTSTTAPTTTTAPTTTTAPTTTTAPTPTTADTTTTTAPTTTTAPTTTTADTMSTTADTTSTIAPTTTTAPTTTTAPTTTTAPTTTSADTTTTTAPTTTTVDTTSTTAPTTT from the coding sequence gctcctacaacaactactgctcctacaacaactactgctcctatgacaactactgctcctacgacaactactgctcctacaacaactactgctgatactacgacaacaactgctgatactacgtcaactaatgctcctacaacaactactgctcctacaacaactactgctcctacaacaactactgctcctacaacaactacagctgatactaggacaactactgctcctacaacaactactgctgatactacgtcaactactgctgatactacgtcaactactgctcctacaacaactactgctcctacaacaactactgctcctacaacaactactgctcctacaccaactactgctgatactacgacaactactgctcctacaacaactactgctcctacaacaactacagctgatactatgtcaactactgctgatactacgtcaactattgctcctacaacaactactgctcctacaacaactactgctcctacaacaactactgctcctacaacaacctcagctgatactacgacaactactgctcctacaacaactactgttgatactacgtcaactactgctcctacaacaact